A genomic window from Salvia miltiorrhiza cultivar Shanhuang (shh) chromosome 5, IMPLAD_Smil_shh, whole genome shotgun sequence includes:
- the LOC130986210 gene encoding probable WRKY transcription factor 20 isoform X5 has translation MMQSSGENAAIMLEKNFASGNAVDERTSSGFEFRFHTGVSTTSGLSSAGMSIPVGMNRNGLVTHQDQRYSQSAAPSSLASQSHAVARQDSSVYDNIDESNQGAQSNTGTQASVSEHKDSSSSVSAERTSEDGYNWRKYGQKLVKGSEFPRSYYKCTYPNCEVKKIFERSPSGHITEIVYKGSHDHPKPQSARRHNPGALMSIQEDKLDKGLSLAGQEDKMNANNMEQSGSPMLSPLQTNEEGIDGSGSQFHGQNDDAEDDDPFLKRRKMEDGTDVTPVVKPIREPRVVVQTVSEVDILDDGYRWRKYGQKVVRGNPNPRSYYKCTNAGCPVRKHVERASHDPKAVITTYEGKHNHDVPIARNSSHEFAASTAYAGTSKMRAHSISLDLGVGIGPAAAAGEQKSQEGLDGEAGAGPTQNNQIYEIVNLYGNREAHNFQTPPINASNQCQQNLGRILMGP, from the exons ATGATGCAATCATCTGGTGAAAATGCAGCGATTATGTTAGAGAAAAATTTCGCTAGTGGTAATGCTGTAGATGAAAGAACTTCCAGTGGTTTTGAATTTAGGTTTCATACTGGAGTTAGTACCACATCAGGATTATCTTCTGCAGGGATGTCG ATTCCTGTAGGAATGAATCGAAATGGGCTAGTCACTCATCAAGATCAGCGATATTCTCAATCTGCTGCACCCTCTTCTTTAGCATCACAATCTCATGCAGTAGCTCGACAGGATTCATCTGTCTATGATAATATTGATGAATCAAATCAAGGGGCGCAGTCCAATACGGGTACACAAGCGTCAGTTTCTGAGCATAAAGATAGCAGCTCGTCAGTCTCAGCTGAAAGAACATCAGAAGATGGGTATAACTGGAGAAAATATGGGCAGAAACTGGTTAAAGGAAGCGAGTTTCCACGAAGTTACTACAAATGTACATATCCTAACTGTGAGGTGAAAAAAATCTTTGAACGCTCTCCAAGTGGACATATTACAGAAATTGTGTACAAGGGTTCACATGATCATCCCAAACCTCAAAGTGCACGTCGGCACAATCCTGGGGCTCTTATGTCCATTCAAGAGGATAAATTGGACAAGGGTTTATCATTGGCTGGTCAAGAGG acaagatgaacgCTAATAATATGGAGCAAAGTGGCTCTCCCATGCTGTCACCTCTGCAAACAAATGAGGAGGGAATAGATGGTTCAGGTTCACAGTTTCATGGCCAAAATGATGATGCTGAAGATgatgatcctttcttgaaacgaaG GAAAATGGAGGATGGTACTGATGTTACACCAGTTGTGAAACCCATTCGTGAACCACGAGTTGTTGTTCAAACTGTGAGTGAGGTTGATATATTGGATGATGGATATCGCTGGCGTAAGTATGGCCAGAAAGTTGTCCGAGGAAACCCAAATCCTAG GAGTTACTACAAGTGCACGAATGCTGGATGCCCTGTGAGGAAGCACGTGGAGAGGGCATCTCATGACCCGAAAGCTGTTATTACAACGTACGAGGGGAAGCACAACCATGACGTCCCAATTGCACGAAACAGCAGCCACGAATTCGCTGCAAGTACGGCATACGCAGGAACATCTAAGATGAGAGCGCATTCGATTAGCCTTGACCTGGGTGTTGGAATAGggccagcagcagcagcaggtgaACAGAAAAGCCAGGAAGGTTTGGATGGTGAAGCTGGAGCTGGACCAACCCAAAATAATCAAATCTATGAAATTGTGAATCTGTACGGAAATAGAGAAGCTCATAACTTTCAGACGCCGCCCATAAATGCCTCTAACCAATGTCAGCAAAACCTTGGAAGAATACTTATGGGGCCTTAA
- the LOC130986210 gene encoding probable WRKY transcription factor 20 isoform X3, with protein MAEPSPTTGSFFKPQMMQSSGENAAIMLEKNFASGNAVDERTSSGFEFRFHTGVSTTSGLSSAGMSIPVGMNRNGLVTHQDQRYSQSAAPSSLASQSHAVARQDSSVYDNIDESNQGAQSNTGTQASVSEHKDSSSSVSAERTSEDGYNWRKYGQKLVKGSEFPRSYYKCTYPNCEVKKIFERSPSGHITEIVYKGSHDHPKPQSARRHNPGALMSIQEDKLDKGLSLAGQEDKMNANNMEQSGSPMLSPLQTNEEGIDGSGSQFHGQNDDAEDDDPFLKRRKMEDGTDVTPVVKPIREPRVVVQTVSEVDILDDGYRWRKYGQKVVRGNPNPRSYYKCTNAGCPVRKHVERASHDPKAVITTYEGKHNHDVPIARNSSHEFAASTAYAGTSKMRAHSISLDLGVGIGPAAAAGEQKSQEGLDGEAGAGPTQNNQIYEIVNLYGNREAHNFQTPPINASNQCQQNLGRILMGP; from the exons ATG GCTGAGCCTTCTCCGACCACGGGTTCCTTTTTCAAGCCTCAGATGATGCAATCATCTGGTGAAAATGCAGCGATTATGTTAGAGAAAAATTTCGCTAGTGGTAATGCTGTAGATGAAAGAACTTCCAGTGGTTTTGAATTTAGGTTTCATACTGGAGTTAGTACCACATCAGGATTATCTTCTGCAGGGATGTCG ATTCCTGTAGGAATGAATCGAAATGGGCTAGTCACTCATCAAGATCAGCGATATTCTCAATCTGCTGCACCCTCTTCTTTAGCATCACAATCTCATGCAGTAGCTCGACAGGATTCATCTGTCTATGATAATATTGATGAATCAAATCAAGGGGCGCAGTCCAATACGGGTACACAAGCGTCAGTTTCTGAGCATAAAGATAGCAGCTCGTCAGTCTCAGCTGAAAGAACATCAGAAGATGGGTATAACTGGAGAAAATATGGGCAGAAACTGGTTAAAGGAAGCGAGTTTCCACGAAGTTACTACAAATGTACATATCCTAACTGTGAGGTGAAAAAAATCTTTGAACGCTCTCCAAGTGGACATATTACAGAAATTGTGTACAAGGGTTCACATGATCATCCCAAACCTCAAAGTGCACGTCGGCACAATCCTGGGGCTCTTATGTCCATTCAAGAGGATAAATTGGACAAGGGTTTATCATTGGCTGGTCAAGAGG acaagatgaacgCTAATAATATGGAGCAAAGTGGCTCTCCCATGCTGTCACCTCTGCAAACAAATGAGGAGGGAATAGATGGTTCAGGTTCACAGTTTCATGGCCAAAATGATGATGCTGAAGATgatgatcctttcttgaaacgaaG GAAAATGGAGGATGGTACTGATGTTACACCAGTTGTGAAACCCATTCGTGAACCACGAGTTGTTGTTCAAACTGTGAGTGAGGTTGATATATTGGATGATGGATATCGCTGGCGTAAGTATGGCCAGAAAGTTGTCCGAGGAAACCCAAATCCTAG GAGTTACTACAAGTGCACGAATGCTGGATGCCCTGTGAGGAAGCACGTGGAGAGGGCATCTCATGACCCGAAAGCTGTTATTACAACGTACGAGGGGAAGCACAACCATGACGTCCCAATTGCACGAAACAGCAGCCACGAATTCGCTGCAAGTACGGCATACGCAGGAACATCTAAGATGAGAGCGCATTCGATTAGCCTTGACCTGGGTGTTGGAATAGggccagcagcagcagcaggtgaACAGAAAAGCCAGGAAGGTTTGGATGGTGAAGCTGGAGCTGGACCAACCCAAAATAATCAAATCTATGAAATTGTGAATCTGTACGGAAATAGAGAAGCTCATAACTTTCAGACGCCGCCCATAAATGCCTCTAACCAATGTCAGCAAAACCTTGGAAGAATACTTATGGGGCCTTAA
- the LOC130986210 gene encoding probable WRKY transcription factor 20 isoform X1: MEDRSHSLPHYSHPHSENVTSAHDHVTDAGGSTNGARYRLMSPAKLPISRSTCITIPPGLSPTSFLESPVLLSNIKAEPSPTTGSFFKPQMMQSSGENAAIMLEKNFASGNAVDERTSSGFEFRFHTGVSTTSGLSSAGMSIPVGMNRNGLVTHQDQRYSQSAAPSSLASQSHAVARQDSSVYDNIDESNQGAQSNTGTQASVSEHKDSSSSVSAERTSEDGYNWRKYGQKLVKGSEFPRSYYKCTYPNCEVKKIFERSPSGHITEIVYKGSHDHPKPQSARRHNPGALMSIQEDKLDKGLSLAGQEDKMNANNMEQSGSPMLSPLQTNEEGIDGSGSQFHGQNDDAEDDDPFLKRRKMEDGTDVTPVVKPIREPRVVVQTVSEVDILDDGYRWRKYGQKVVRGNPNPRSYYKCTNAGCPVRKHVERASHDPKAVITTYEGKHNHDVPIARNSSHEFAASTAYAGTSKMRAHSISLDLGVGIGPAAAAGEQKSQEGLDGEAGAGPTQNNQIYEIVNLYGNREAHNFQTPPINASNQCQQNLGRILMGP; this comes from the exons ATGGAAGACCGCTCCCACTCACTGCCTCACTACTCCCACCCGCACTCCGAAAACGTCACCTCAGCTCACGATCACGTCACCGATGCCGGCGGATCCACCAACGGAGCTAGGTACCGCCTCATGTCCCCGGCCAAGCTCCCGATCTCTAGGTCTACTTGCATTACTATTCCTCCCGGTCTCAGCCCGACCTCCTTCCTCGAGTCTCCCGTTCTTCTCTCTAACATTAAG GCTGAGCCTTCTCCGACCACGGGTTCCTTTTTCAAGCCTCAGATGATGCAATCATCTGGTGAAAATGCAGCGATTATGTTAGAGAAAAATTTCGCTAGTGGTAATGCTGTAGATGAAAGAACTTCCAGTGGTTTTGAATTTAGGTTTCATACTGGAGTTAGTACCACATCAGGATTATCTTCTGCAGGGATGTCG ATTCCTGTAGGAATGAATCGAAATGGGCTAGTCACTCATCAAGATCAGCGATATTCTCAATCTGCTGCACCCTCTTCTTTAGCATCACAATCTCATGCAGTAGCTCGACAGGATTCATCTGTCTATGATAATATTGATGAATCAAATCAAGGGGCGCAGTCCAATACGGGTACACAAGCGTCAGTTTCTGAGCATAAAGATAGCAGCTCGTCAGTCTCAGCTGAAAGAACATCAGAAGATGGGTATAACTGGAGAAAATATGGGCAGAAACTGGTTAAAGGAAGCGAGTTTCCACGAAGTTACTACAAATGTACATATCCTAACTGTGAGGTGAAAAAAATCTTTGAACGCTCTCCAAGTGGACATATTACAGAAATTGTGTACAAGGGTTCACATGATCATCCCAAACCTCAAAGTGCACGTCGGCACAATCCTGGGGCTCTTATGTCCATTCAAGAGGATAAATTGGACAAGGGTTTATCATTGGCTGGTCAAGAGG acaagatgaacgCTAATAATATGGAGCAAAGTGGCTCTCCCATGCTGTCACCTCTGCAAACAAATGAGGAGGGAATAGATGGTTCAGGTTCACAGTTTCATGGCCAAAATGATGATGCTGAAGATgatgatcctttcttgaaacgaaG GAAAATGGAGGATGGTACTGATGTTACACCAGTTGTGAAACCCATTCGTGAACCACGAGTTGTTGTTCAAACTGTGAGTGAGGTTGATATATTGGATGATGGATATCGCTGGCGTAAGTATGGCCAGAAAGTTGTCCGAGGAAACCCAAATCCTAG GAGTTACTACAAGTGCACGAATGCTGGATGCCCTGTGAGGAAGCACGTGGAGAGGGCATCTCATGACCCGAAAGCTGTTATTACAACGTACGAGGGGAAGCACAACCATGACGTCCCAATTGCACGAAACAGCAGCCACGAATTCGCTGCAAGTACGGCATACGCAGGAACATCTAAGATGAGAGCGCATTCGATTAGCCTTGACCTGGGTGTTGGAATAGggccagcagcagcagcaggtgaACAGAAAAGCCAGGAAGGTTTGGATGGTGAAGCTGGAGCTGGACCAACCCAAAATAATCAAATCTATGAAATTGTGAATCTGTACGGAAATAGAGAAGCTCATAACTTTCAGACGCCGCCCATAAATGCCTCTAACCAATGTCAGCAAAACCTTGGAAGAATACTTATGGGGCCTTAA
- the LOC130986210 gene encoding probable WRKY transcription factor 20 isoform X2, protein MEDRSHSLPHYSHPHSENVTSAHDHVTDAGGSTNGARYRLMSPAKLPISRSTCITIPPGLSPTSFLESPVLLSNIKAEPSPTTGSFFKPQMMQSSGENAAIMLEKNFASGNAVDERTSSGFEFRFHTGVSTTSGLSSAGMSIPVGMNRNGLVTHQDQRYSQSAAPSSLASQSHAVARQDSSVYDNIDESNQGAQSNTGTQASVSEHKDSSSSVSAERTSEDGYNWRKYGQKLVKGSEFPRSYYKCTYPNCEVKKIFERSPSGHITEIVYKGSHDHPKPQSARRHNPGALMSIQEDKLDKGLSLAGQEDKMNANNMEQSGSPMLSPLQTNEEGIDGSGSQFHGQNDDAEDDDPFLKRRSYYKCTNAGCPVRKHVERASHDPKAVITTYEGKHNHDVPIARNSSHEFAASTAYAGTSKMRAHSISLDLGVGIGPAAAAGEQKSQEGLDGEAGAGPTQNNQIYEIVNLYGNREAHNFQTPPINASNQCQQNLGRILMGP, encoded by the exons ATGGAAGACCGCTCCCACTCACTGCCTCACTACTCCCACCCGCACTCCGAAAACGTCACCTCAGCTCACGATCACGTCACCGATGCCGGCGGATCCACCAACGGAGCTAGGTACCGCCTCATGTCCCCGGCCAAGCTCCCGATCTCTAGGTCTACTTGCATTACTATTCCTCCCGGTCTCAGCCCGACCTCCTTCCTCGAGTCTCCCGTTCTTCTCTCTAACATTAAG GCTGAGCCTTCTCCGACCACGGGTTCCTTTTTCAAGCCTCAGATGATGCAATCATCTGGTGAAAATGCAGCGATTATGTTAGAGAAAAATTTCGCTAGTGGTAATGCTGTAGATGAAAGAACTTCCAGTGGTTTTGAATTTAGGTTTCATACTGGAGTTAGTACCACATCAGGATTATCTTCTGCAGGGATGTCG ATTCCTGTAGGAATGAATCGAAATGGGCTAGTCACTCATCAAGATCAGCGATATTCTCAATCTGCTGCACCCTCTTCTTTAGCATCACAATCTCATGCAGTAGCTCGACAGGATTCATCTGTCTATGATAATATTGATGAATCAAATCAAGGGGCGCAGTCCAATACGGGTACACAAGCGTCAGTTTCTGAGCATAAAGATAGCAGCTCGTCAGTCTCAGCTGAAAGAACATCAGAAGATGGGTATAACTGGAGAAAATATGGGCAGAAACTGGTTAAAGGAAGCGAGTTTCCACGAAGTTACTACAAATGTACATATCCTAACTGTGAGGTGAAAAAAATCTTTGAACGCTCTCCAAGTGGACATATTACAGAAATTGTGTACAAGGGTTCACATGATCATCCCAAACCTCAAAGTGCACGTCGGCACAATCCTGGGGCTCTTATGTCCATTCAAGAGGATAAATTGGACAAGGGTTTATCATTGGCTGGTCAAGAGG acaagatgaacgCTAATAATATGGAGCAAAGTGGCTCTCCCATGCTGTCACCTCTGCAAACAAATGAGGAGGGAATAGATGGTTCAGGTTCACAGTTTCATGGCCAAAATGATGATGCTGAAGATgatgatcctttcttgaaacgaaG GAGTTACTACAAGTGCACGAATGCTGGATGCCCTGTGAGGAAGCACGTGGAGAGGGCATCTCATGACCCGAAAGCTGTTATTACAACGTACGAGGGGAAGCACAACCATGACGTCCCAATTGCACGAAACAGCAGCCACGAATTCGCTGCAAGTACGGCATACGCAGGAACATCTAAGATGAGAGCGCATTCGATTAGCCTTGACCTGGGTGTTGGAATAGggccagcagcagcagcaggtgaACAGAAAAGCCAGGAAGGTTTGGATGGTGAAGCTGGAGCTGGACCAACCCAAAATAATCAAATCTATGAAATTGTGAATCTGTACGGAAATAGAGAAGCTCATAACTTTCAGACGCCGCCCATAAATGCCTCTAACCAATGTCAGCAAAACCTTGGAAGAATACTTATGGGGCCTTAA
- the LOC130986211 gene encoding truncated FRIGIDA-like protein 1 — MALTTVKSIEQALSLVDEKKQSLKKAFEELESRSSSLSSLNFAWTDLDSYFSGAQSELLDKLAVLQALESSKTGNEKNSLLSEPVLARPELKSFCEKMDALGLRKYVLDRPKERAAIRAELADAFKHAPDAGSMVLDTLEGFWDDKLGSGSRLRTACVVLLEELMRAGVEMRAEVRERATAVASEWKVKMAELNCEGDEEGKEEDWGLERLGYLQLLASYNLLIDGEFDVNELVDYVVMSARYRQTVDLCRVLRLEGRISDVVRRLVSKGKQLIALKFVFEFELTDEYPPVPLLKAYVMDSKKFAQKVRKSGKSSRQSLNDAAMKEISALKSVIKCVEDHGLESQYPKDEMLMRIEKLEKEKADRKRPAVAPVPKPQQPPKQPKHNGNKRIKATAAAPSAFKRKFSGNSGFRPPQPSSMKRVGLLPDHAAPYLGSSSGAYGMTGSLVVAAPYVGSSADLYGLSGAPLGFSGNLNPSTSNSYNPETHAQHGYYNRGIAYGGYDVSSQYPPVYYPQ; from the exons ATGGCGTTGACGACTGTAAAATCGATCGAACAGGCGCTCAGCCTCGTCGACGAGAAGAAGCAGAGTTTGAAAAAAGCCTTCGAAGAATTGGAATCGCGTTCCTCTTCGCTCTCCTCCTTGAATTTCGCATGGACTGATCTCGACTCGTATTTCTCCGGCGCCCAATCCGAGCTCCTCGACAAATTGGCCGTCCTTCAAGCCCTAGAATCCTCTAAAACCGGTAACGAAAAAAACTCGCTATTGTCAGAGCCGGTGCTGGCCCGACCCGAGCTGAAGTCCTTCTGTGAAAAAATGGATGCTTTGGGTTTGCGCAAATACGTACTTGACCGTCCCAAGGAAAGGGCTGCGATTAGGGCTGAGTTGGCCGACGCGTTCAAGCACGCTCCGGACGCGGGCTCGATGGTTTTGGATACGTTGGAGGGCTTTTGGGATGACAAGTTAGGGTCGGGGTCTAGGCTTAGGACGGCTTGCGTGGTGTTGTTGGAGGAGTTGATGAGGGCTGGGGTGGAGATGAGAGCGGAGGTTAGGGAGCGGGCCACAGCCGTCGCGTCAGAGTGGAAGGTGAAGATGGCGGAATTGAATTGTGAAGGGGATGAAGAAGGGAAAGAGGAAGACTGGGGTTTGGAGAGGTTGGGTTATTTGCAGCTCCTGGCTTCTTATAATCTGTTGATTGATGGCGAGTTTGATGTCAATGAGCTAGTTGATTATGTTGTTATGAGCGCTAGATATCGACAGACGGTTGACTTGTGTCGAGTTCTCCGCCTCGAGGGTAGAATTTCTG ATGTTGTACGGAGGCTTGTAAGTAAGGGCAAACAACTTATAGCTCTCAAATTCGTTTTTGAGTTTGAGCTAACTGATGAGTACCCTCCAGTGCCCTTACTGAAAGCATATGTGATGGATTCAAAGAAATTTGCCCAGAAAGTGCGTAAGAGTGGGAAGAGTTCTCGCCAGTCATTG AATGATGCTGCAATGAAAGAAATTAGTGCATTGAAGTCGGTGATTAAGTGCGTCGAGGATCATGGTTTGGAATCTCAGTACCCAAAAGATGAAATGTTGATGCGTATCGAGAAGTTGGAAAAGGAGAAGGCTGACAGGAAAAGACCTGCTGTAGCCCCTGTACCCAAACCTCAGCAGCCACCAAAGCAACCAAAACATAATGGGAACAAGCGAATAAAGGCGACTGCTGCTGCTCCATCAGCATTTAAAAGGAAATTTAGTGGCAACTCAGGTTTTCGCCCACCACAGCCATCTTCTATGAAGAGGGTAGGCTTGTTGCCAGATCATGCTGCTCCATACCTTGGTTCATCTTCTGGAGCATATGGCATGACAGGATCTCTTGTGGTTGCTGCCCCATATGTGGGCTCATCTGCAGACTTGTATGGGTTGTCAGGAGCCCCTTTGGGCTTCTCCGGGAACCTAAATCCATCAACCTCCAATTCCTATAATCCAGAAACACATGCACAACATGGTTATTATAACAGGGGTATAGCTTATGGTGGATATGATGTATCATCTCAATACCCACCAGTGTACTATCCACAGTGA